The DNA sequence ATGTAGACTCTGTTTGCAGTGCAGTCTAATTTTATGGACAAGTTTATTACTATGATGTAAAGCAATGTAATGTTTGAAGTGTGGAGAAtgccgcctttttttttttttctaataaaaaGGGTGGTAAGAGTTATCCAGTGTTTGTGCAGTAGTTTTATAGAAACTGGCAAAGTGACTATTATGTAATCCTTGTGCTCTTTCTTCCCTGATTTCAACCCCCCGCCCCATCATCCTACACTCCCCTGCTGAGAGCACCAGCCAATCGCACCTCAGCAGGGGCCCTCCCTTGCTCTGATAAATAGCAGCGGGGACCAGGGAGGGTCTATCTGCCTGACTCTCCTTCCCTCAGCAGTCTCTCCTCACACATCACCTCAGTGCTACAGACTCCATCTGTGACCATGTCTGCCAGAGCTTTGAAGACCACCACCTTCTCCACTGTGTCCTCCAGGGGCCCATCCCAGGGCTACAGCAGCCGCTCCTTCTCGGGCTACGGCGACCGTGGTGTGGGTAGTGGCAGGCAGAGCTACGCTGTGCGCAGCTCCTATGGGGGAGTGGGCAGCAGTGGTGCCGCTGTGGGCGCTGGGGGGTTTAAAGTGACCGGTGGGTATATTGCTGGGGGGTCTGGACAAAGAGGAGGTGGAGTAGAGTGTGGCTATCTGGGCTTCGGTGGAGGTATGGGAGGTGGCATGGCCAATGAAGGGGTGGCCCCCATAACAGCGGTGACCGTGAACAAGAGCCTACTGGCCCCGCTGAACCTGGAGATTGACCCCAACATCCAGGTGGTCCGCACCCAGGAGAAGGATCAGATCAAGACCCTCAACAACCGCTTTGCTTCCTTCATTGACAAGGTCAGTCAACTTATAGATGAGATATTACTGTGAAGATAAACACCACTGTCCTAAGGACATTTAGTCTTTTATGACATAAAATGTTACATGGAGAAAATTGCAACAATAGCCACAAACAGCCAATACAgtctgttgcttttttgtttttgttttgatgttgtGTCTGTTCCTATGAGTGTTGGGATAAAGCTTTTAAATGCCACACAGAATAATAACTCAGGAATCTCAGAGGAAATGAGTGTATTGTAAGCCAAAATAGCTCAAGGTAAAAGTGGTCTGATTTCACAATGATTTCATCCTTTAGACAATCCCTGTGAAAACAGTATAACAAAAGGCAGTCTGCTTAAGGCCATGCACAATGATACTGCGGAGGCTCCAAGTTGTTTTCAGTAATGGCAAAGCTTCCTTACATTTTTTCACTCTCAAGTGAGATCATCGAGCTCAGATAAGAGGATGAACCTGGATACAAAGCATACAGTACAGTGCTGGGATGAAGAGCAGAACAATTTTGCTTGAAGGGGTGCATCCCAGTGTGAGCAATATCCTGCAAAAAGAGATTTAGTGGTTATGAAAGTAGATAAAGTTCCAGGTGTCCTCTTGTATTCCTGTTTTGCAAAATCTTATGTGGTGTGttattttcaaataatttcCTGAATAATAACAGCCTTTACAAACACtttcaggagaaaaaaagagtgggCGTGGTCGAGGAAAGCTTTGCATGTAAGACAAGCTTGTTACTGTAAATACTGAGGGGAGTAGATCCCCATGGTAAAAATATCAACTAAACACTATCAGTAATCTGATACTCAATACTCACTTTATGAGACGGCATAATAGTCAATAAAGCAATTTCTTGAAATGACTGTTATGCACCCACTATCAAaaagctagatagatagatagatacagtagatagataaatggatacagtatatatatatatatatatatatatatatatatatatatatatatatatatatatatatatagatagatacagttgagagatagatagatagatagatagatagatagacagatagataggtacatagatacagtagatacaatagatagatagatagatagatagatagatatataaatagatagatagatagatggatagatggataaataaatagatagatagatagatagatagatagatagatagatagatggataaataaatagatagatagatagatagatagatagatagatagatagatagatagatagatagatagatagatagatagatagatagatagatagatagatagaacatTATGGTTTAAGGAGGCACCCTGGAGCAATGTAGGACAGAAGTTAAGCTGTAAATCAATCACGCTGAGACTAATTCTTCAGATCGTAAAACAAAGCTTGCATACCATTGTGATATGGCACACACTGAAGCAGAGCTGTGCGTCTTTCATCATGTTTGCCAAGACCCCACCCAGGGTCAGGGAACTCAATAGAAGAGTTGTAAAGAGGGAATTGGGAAACACTGCCTCTTTGTGTTGAAATGTGGCACTTGAGAATTGAGTAAGGGGTAATTGATGTGACATTTAGAGTGAGTTGGAGGTGGGAGAAGCTCAATTAGTCATTTTTGTTCAAGTCAATCTTCATGCGGTTCTTTGTCCATCAGCAAACAAAGTCAATCAATTCATGTTGTTTGAGTCACGCCCACCTTCTTTTTACATGCATTCTTTGTCTGACCACACCACATATGTCTCACTGACCACCCTGTCCATACATTATAGAgttattcattttgttttgccATGAGAAAACAAGGAATGCACTATTATCTTCCCATTATTTTACTATCAATCCACTCACAGTCCTTCATGTATGATTCACAAAAGTATTCATTAATGTTGATTATTAAATTTTCTGTCTGCAGGTACGCTTCCTTGAACAGCAGAACAAAATGCTTGAGACCAAATGGAAACTTGTGCAGGAACAGACTACGTCTTGCTCCAACATCGATGCCATGTTCGAAGCCTACATTGCCAACTTGCGTAAGCAGCTAAACAACTTGGGTCACGAAAAAGCCAAACTTGAGTCTGACCTGCATCACATGACGAGCCTGGTTGAAGACTTCAAAAACAAGTGAGTGGAGTCGATGGTTTAAACCTTCAGTTTTACCCAAACTCCTTAATgcagctataatcaatattgttATATAAAAAATTTATCAAATGACTACTTGCACCTAAAAGGAGTTGCTTGTAGTCAGTCACATCAGGCAAATGTTTTCAACAAACAGCTGTCTGTACATTTATTCAGATCTCAGTTTAAATTCCACTGACAGAAATCTTCTCATTTAGAATGCAGATTGCTACAGAGGAATCTattctatctatcatctatttcatattatttcattttgtttgaaaGCTGTCCTAATCAAAATtgttatattaacaatggaaacaAAGAATACATGCAATATGAAAGGTTTACTTCTCAGCACTACAGAGCAATTATAGCTTATTTCAGTTCTTTGCTTTGATTGTACCACAGTTATAAAAActcactgtacactacctgcccagcGCCAAACAGATAGAGTTAGCGACCATCTGGTTGAAAATAGTGTCATCGTAGCAGGtgaagagccagatatttccctcagcaGTTAGCATAGACCATAAgggagctaaaaggagagtgaatattgaacttaTGTTTGCCACATAGCCATAAACACGGCTCCAAATGAATTCTAATGTTGCTCCATATctctggatgtgtaaataggctacTATTTGCTAACAACTCAACTTTGTTTCACTGTGTGCATAATATACTGCATATGTCCTGCATGTTGATCAGAAGAAattgaaaatattaaaatacaaatttgtAAAGAATTAAGAATTAGAATTGGGATATTAATTAATTCAGATTCAAATGACTTTTTTCCAGGTATGAGGATGAGATCAACAAGCGCAATGAGTGTGAGAACAGCTTTGTACTCATAAAGAAGGTCTGTTTATAGGTTTTCCAACATATCCTTGATCTTGAAACTATAATAGGCCTTTGAGTAGAGTGAGCGTTTTAAAGAGCTTTAACAATGAATATtctcaatgttgtttttttcctgcgCAGGACACTGATGCAGCCTATATGATCAAAGTGGAGCTGGAAGCCAAACTGGATGGGCTCTCTGATGAAATTGAGTTCCTAAGGCAGATATATGATACAGTAATAACCTTATTTCACTTTTTAGTGgcacacaaataaatatttgatgTAGCTGTATGTCATCTTAAAAGAAAGACCATTTTAAAAATGCCATTCCCTCTGTTATGTTCATGTATTATCCTGCGTAGGAAATCCACGAGCTGCAGAGCCAGATCAAGGACACCTCTGTTGTGGTGGAGATGGACAACAGCCGTAATCTGGACATGGACGCCATTGTCGCTGAAGTGCGTGCCCAATATGAAGACATCGCCAACCGAAGCAGAGCCGAGGCTGAGTCATGGTACCAGACGAAGGTGAGACCAATATTCCTgtcaaattacaattaaaaaatgccaaaaatgtgaCTAAATACAAACATTGGCAACACCTGGTTTGACAACTAAAACCCGGATTATCTTGTTGCATTTTGATGCGTGAGTCTGACTTGTCCCTGTCTGTACCAGTACGAAGAGATGCAGCAGTCAGCAGGCAGATATGGTGACGACCTGAAGTCAACCAAGGCTGAGATCGCTGACATGAACCGCAGGATAATGAGGCTCCAGTCTGAAATTGACATGGTGAAAGCACAGGTGAGCCTTACAGATTTCCGTTTTATATATTTAGACATATTTGACTATTATAGGATTTAGTCTTTAAAGTCGATGTCAagatcaattttatttgtatagcaccttttatTAAAAGTAAACACAAATTGCTTTCCCTTTAAAACAGCATGCAAGTTAAAACAAAGCATGGATAGAAATAAGAATACAATAAAAGCATCAACACAACAAGACAAtcgacaaaaacaaacaaaaacatacaagtgcaaacacacacacacacacacacacacacacacacacacacacacacacacacacacacacagaaaaggttTTGAGTTTGTTGTTAAATAGGGGTTTTTGATCAGTGAGCAAGTCAAAGATGTACTGAGGAGCTAAACCATTAAGTGTTTTACAGACTAGCAGACTATTTTGAAAGTGATTTTGTATTGTACTGGGAACCAATGAAGTGATTTGAGTACTGGAGTAATGTGTTCAAATTTACGTGTGCGTGTAAGGACTCTGGCTGCTACATTTTGAATAAGTTAGAAGTACAGTATTTCCCTTGATGACTTCTTTATTCCTTAATATTCCACAGTAATTCAGGAAACTGTGTTAGTAGTTATTGGCCTTATACTGACTATGCAGTACACTTCACTTTTGCTGTTCCTTCTTTACTCTTAGCGAACCAATTTGGAAGGTCAAATCGCAGAGGCTGAGGAGCGTGGTGAGCTGGCAGTGAAGGACGCTAAACTTCGCATCAGAGACCTAGAGGAAGCGCTCCAGAGAGCCAAGCAGGATATGACCCTTCAAGTCCGCCAGTACCAAGAACTGATGAATGTGAAGCTTGCTCTGGACATTGAGATCGCTACCTACAGGAAACTGCTGGAAGGAGAGGAGTACAGGTAAGATGTGGCTGTGACAGCACCGCCATGTGGAGGTGATGAGTAATATCTTTGCAGGAATATTTTTGCGTATATCTCATTGTGTTTAGCTTGCTCATgtctttttctgcttttttctatAGGTTAGCAACTGGAATCAAGACCAATATATCCAAGCACACTTGTAAGTTCATGTTCTACCTTGGAAcaaacattttgtgttttttgccaTGTTACAGTATAAATCCACGGACACTATAAAGAACGCAGAGATAAAGAAAAATCCCATTTTTGTATGTACAATAAGACTGGACAGGATAATTTTTGGGCAATAAAATAGCAGCTCCCCTTGACTGTTGTGTATCTAACTGGTTGTTAGGGCTGATAGTGTATTCATCAAGATATGATGAATACACTATCAGCCCTAACAACCAATTCCCACAGACACACTACAGTCAAGGGGAGCTGCTGCTTCTATTCATTGTTTTGATGCATTGTTATAAACAGAAGCCAGGTTGAGAGACTAGGTGACTACCAAAACTGTGTTTCCGTTTGCAAAACACCAAATGCAAGCTTCAAAAggcatttcatttttcaaacTCTTCACAAAATCATCAAAATTGCATATTGGTGTCtaaaaggagaaaaacaaatgtaacaaaCTGTCATTTACATCAGATATTCCACATCACACCTACTGCAATATTCTCTCTGGTCAGACGCCTTTCATAAAATTGCTTGTGTGACAATTACGCGCCCAACTTTGCCATGGATGCATTGATGCTACTATAGGTGACGTGTTGGACAACGGTTTTCCCTCATTAGATTTCCGCACCTTTCAACCACACATCACTTCATTACACCTGCAAAACTGCTCTCAGTGACTGCACTAAATGTTCAGCAAACCGTGTTTTCTACGCGATGggtgtgtgaaaacaaaagAGAATTGCATTTGCTGTCATAGACCACAGTTATACTGATAATTGAATGCAAGTTAATTTGGATCAAATTAAATCACATACCACATCTCAACTGGCTTTGTGAGCCCACATCAGCTCCTGAGATCTCTAAGAATATGAGTAAAAACTCCCCCAAACCCTTTGcagataaaaaaatatcttaagattattataattttcaattcaattcaattttatttatagtatcaaatcataacaaaagttatctcgagacactttacagatagagtaggtctagaccatactctataaattccaaaagcccaacaattacagtaattccctcaagagcaagcattagcagtggctattgcgacagtggcaagaaaaaactcccttttaggaagaaacctcggcagacccagactcttggtaggcggtgtctgacgggccggttgggggcgtgatgaacagtggtgataacagtcacattagaagtcacattgactttgaaggttatcgtggaagttcatgtcatagcagggcacatcgtgtcatactgagtattgcagtctcctatacggatcctgactactctgtgcgtatgaacatcacagcaggggcgtggcgggatgtaacgtggcgcgctgcagagcacgggggaggctgcggatgcagcagggcgcagcaggatgcagccggaaatgcagagaatcgcagagcatagctctgcgaagaagaaacataaggactccggggagtaaactccccagagctagattagtaacaagcatttctgggacaggatgcatacaaaagtaacaagtagagatgagagagcagctcagtgtgtcttagggaggaacagcctccccggcagtctagaattgtaatagcataacttaagagaggcaggttaaagagaggtgcctggtcgggctagaactcccccccccaaccgggtcgggctgtactggaccgcctccctctactctcgctcgattattaattatacagtatagaaaaaaaaaactgatgactacgaggagaagcagtgggcgggttaggtgggcgcttcaactcctcgtccctaactataagctttatcaaagaggagggttttcagtttactcctaaatgtggtaacggtgtctgcctctcgaacccgactgggagctggttccataatactggagcctgatagctgaaggccctggcccccagtctacttccagagactctaggaaccataagtagccccgcattctggggcgcagtgctctagtgggacaataaggtactatgagctcttctaagtatgatggtgcttgaccatttagagctttgtaagtcaggaggaggattttaaattcaatcctatatttcactggaagccaatgcagagaagctaatacaggagaaatatgatctcttcacttagttctcgtcagaacacgtgctgcagcattctggatcagttggagagtcttaatggacttatttgggcaacctgataataaggaattgcagtaatctagtctagaagtaacgaatgcatggactagtttttcagcatcg is a window from the Perca flavescens isolate YP-PL-M2 chromosome 4, PFLA_1.0, whole genome shotgun sequence genome containing:
- the LOC114554086 gene encoding keratin, type II cytoskeletal 8, with the protein product MSARALKTTTFSTVSSRGPSQGYSSRSFSGYGDRGVGSGRQSYAVRSSYGGVGSSGAAVGAGGFKVTGGYIAGGSGQRGGGVECGYLGFGGGMGGGMANEGVAPITAVTVNKSLLAPLNLEIDPNIQVVRTQEKDQIKTLNNRFASFIDKVRFLEQQNKMLETKWKLVQEQTTSCSNIDAMFEAYIANLRKQLNNLGHEKAKLESDLHHMTSLVEDFKNKYEDEINKRNECENSFVLIKKDTDAAYMIKVELEAKLDGLSDEIEFLRQIYDTEIHELQSQIKDTSVVVEMDNSRNLDMDAIVAEVRAQYEDIANRSRAEAESWYQTKYEEMQQSAGRYGDDLKSTKAEIADMNRRIMRLQSEIDMVKAQRTNLEGQIAEAEERGELAVKDAKLRIRDLEEALQRAKQDMTLQVRQYQELMNVKLALDIEIATYRKLLEGEEYRLATGIKTNISKHTSVNYNAYGLESSRTPSYVSCSFGGDRASSGSVAVLEGATVKSATVTKTETVVIKTEEKKEEEEKKEQEEQQQQTATEEPAAEEKEEQEQAEAEVVAEE